In one Conger conger chromosome 5, fConCon1.1, whole genome shotgun sequence genomic region, the following are encoded:
- the LOC133128930 gene encoding salivary glue protein Sgs-3-like: MKALETKRKSCDPRGPDGVQSRGLRAPGRASLLKTARLSRPTTSYVTVHRATLSTPTTSYITVHRATLSRPTMSYITVHRATLSRPTMSYITVHRATLSTPTTSYVTVHRARLSRQTTNYVTVHRARLSRHTTNYVTVHRATLSTPTTSYVTVHRATLSTPTTSYVTSQALQTHQSYVTVHRATLSTPTTSYVTVHRATLSRHTSSYVTVHRATLSTPTTSYVTVHRATLSRHTSSYVTVHRATLSTPTTSYVTVHRATLSRHTSSYVTVHRARLSRPTSLSPVCLSVCLPSLIGERCLLHLRLALFRDVSPFAAISSVCNDGINSAVPHGSVLVDNRL; the protein is encoded by the exons ATGAAGGCGCTGGAAACAAAGAGGAAATCTTGCGATCCTCGGGGACCCGATGGCGTGCAGAGCCGGGGTTTGAGGGCCCCGGGGCGGGCTAGCCTGCTGAAGAC AGCCAGGCTCTCCAGACCCACCACGAGCTACGTCACTGTCCATAGAGCCACGCTCTCCACACCCACCACGAGCTACATCACTGTCCACAGAGCCACGCTCTCCAGACCCACCATGAGCTACATCACTGTCCACAGAGCCACGCTCTCCAGACCCACCATGAGCTACATCACTGTCCACAGAGCCACGCTCTCCACACCTACCACGAGCTACGTCACTGTCCACAGAGCCAGGCTCTCCAGACAAACCACAAACTACGTCACTGTCCACAGAGCCAGGCTCTCCAGACACACCACAAACTATGTCACTGTCCACAGAGCCACGCTCTCCACACCCACCACGAGCTACGTCACTGTCCACAGAGCCACGCTCTCCACACCCACCACGAGCTACGTCACT AGCCAGGCTCTCCAGACACACCAGAGCTACGTCACTGTCCACAGAGCCACGCTCTCCACACCCACCACAAGCTACGTCACTGTCCATAGAGCCACGCTCTCCAGACACACCAGCAGCTACGTCACTGTCCACAGAGCCACACTCTCCACACCCACCACGAGCTACGTCACTGTCCATAGAGCCACGCTCTCCAGACACACCAGCAGCTACGTCACTGTCCACAGAGCCACACTCTCCACACCCACCACGAGCTACGTCACTGTCCATAGAGCCACGCTCTCCAGACACACCAGCAGCTACGTCACTGTCCACAGAGCCAGGCTCTCCAGACCAACGTCactgtctcctgtctgtctgtcggtctgcCTGCCTTCGCTCATCGGAGAGCGCTGCTTATTGCATCTCCGGCTCGCTCTCTTCCGTGACGTCTCTCCCTTCGCAGCAATCTCGTCCGTTTGCAATGATGGAATTAATTCTGCCGTGCCACATGGTTCTGTTCTTGTGGATAATAGGCTATAG